From the Daucus carota subsp. sativus chromosome 8, DH1 v3.0, whole genome shotgun sequence genome, one window contains:
- the LOC108204051 gene encoding protein FAR1-RELATED SEQUENCE 5-like, which produces MADVEVGLVKMEVGLVKIEVEMLFKNLVVDFELKMIISDLSKISVNQGSSCGDSSNISVVEVSRAVCSTGSNDSVDNYTVSPGGMRYYIPSCVDAVDTPVCNQVFDSLEKAYRFYKEYGRLGGFDVRKATEKKDSDGTIILKHFVCSKEGFNEVKFGNSDEVVAKGVRGRRTVTRRCGCKAKFVVKITSQNRYYVLNFVELHNHTLASETGRQFLRASREMTVGLRSIVFDAAKVNIGCSKTFSLVKEMTGGYANVGATLRDFRNFDRDLKEFVGERDGQMLIDKFRVMQETSKSFYFAHEVDAEGHLTMLFWADPVGRRNFEIYGDAVSFDATFDTNKYNMIFAPFTGVDKHDRCVTFAACLLSKEDICHYNWAFKQFVKAMGRNPVVFITDQCPAMKVAVPVSFCGDNDLVPSKHRLCMWHIMQKFPIKVGNRLCKETDFMEKMKKYIWSSNLEIEEFENGWQSVIKEFNLEDNKWLADMYEIRKSWIPSYFRDNPMFGLMRTTSRSESENFFFGQFHRQGDTLCEFWLRFESAMHRQRNETERLDHESNSGKPNTLSRWFLEDDAADLFTRTIFYKVQEEILASCLEMQIKRMSEEVDGVTQLDIKDVKVKDKLFKVAVSRTHAVCSCKKFVMCGILCRHAFCGLKQIGVTKFPRSLVLNRWMKIAECGTSSQSVALSSDFFKMEQVSLKLTNLWFDFRQTLNKAGVQMDKLDYVHKIIKQITTDLENCGGDGADFSKRDHIAAMVGEQPVGDVSILVPNVCKNKGNYFKRLISEREKALNKANKRIRRCKECSGTNHDSRTCPRKKTGSTDARADNQS; this is translated from the exons atggcggatgtggaggtggggttggtgaagatggaggtggggttggtgaagatagaGGTGGAGatgttgtttaagaatttagtg GTCGATTTCGAATTGAAGATGATTATATCGGATTTATCTAAAATCAGTGTGAATCAAG GATCAAGTTGTGGTGATTCATCGAATATTAGTGTTGTAGAAGTTTCTCGTGCTGTTTGTTCAACTGGAAGTAATGATTCGGTAGACAATTACACTGTTTCTCCTGGTGGTATGAGGTATTATATACCTAGTTGTGTTGATGCAGTTGATACTCCAGTTTGTAATCAGGTTTTTGATAGTTTGGAAAAGGCTTACCGGTTTTACAAGGAGTATGGCAGATTGGGTGGTTTTGATGTTCGAAAAGCAACTGAAAAGAAAGATTCTGATGGTACGATAATATTGAAGCACTTTGTTTGTAGTaaagaaggttttaatgagGTTAAGTTTGGAAATTCAGATGAAGTTGTAGCTAAAGGAGTTAGGGGAAGACGTACTGTAACACGTAGATGTGGATGTAAAGCCAAATTTGTTGTTAAGATTACGAGTCAAAATAGATATTATGTGTTAAATTTTGTAGAACTTCACAATCATACATTGGCGAGTGAAACTGGTAGGCAATTTCTGAGGGCTAGTAGAGAGATGACAGTTGGTTTGAGGAGTATAGTATTTGATGCTGCAAAGGTTAATATTGGTTGCAGCAAGACGTTTAGTTTGGTGAAGGAAATGACTGGTGGCTATGCTAATGTTGGTGCTACATTACGCGATTTTCGGAATTTTGACAGGGATTTGAAGGAGTTTGTTGGAGAAAGGGATGGCCAGATGTTGATTGACAAGTTTAGAGTAATGCAGGAGACATCcaaatcattttattttgctCATGAAGTTGATGCTGAGGGTCACTTAACTATGCTTTTCTGGGCTGATCCAGTTGGGAGGAGAAACTTTGAAATTTATGGTGATGCTGTGTCATTTGATGCCACATTTGATACAAACAA GTACAATATGATTTTTGCTCCTTTTACTGGTGTTGACAAACATGATAGATGTGTCACATTTGCTGCTTGTTTGTTATCAAAAGAAGATATTTGTCATTATAATTGGGCTTTTAAACAATTTGTCAAAGCTATGGGACGAAATCCTGTTGTGTTTATTACTGATCAGTGTCCAGCAATGAAAGTAGCTGTGCCGGTTTCATTTTGTGGAGATAATGATTTGGTTCCTAGTAAACATCGCCTTTGTATGTGGCATATTATGCAAAAATTTCCAATCAAG GTTGGCAATCGATTGTGTAAAGAAACAGATTTCatggaaaaaatgaaaaagtacATATGGTCGTCAAATTTGGAAAttgaagaatttgaaaatgGATGGCAATCAGTGATAAAAGAATTCAATTTGGAAGATAATAAATGGTTGGCAGATATGTACGAAATAAGGAAGTCTTGGATTCCTTCGTATTTCAGGGACAATCCTATGTTTGGCTTGATGAGAACTACTTCAAGGTCCGAAAGTGAAAATTTCTTCTTTGGACAGTTTCACAGGCAAGGTGATACATTATGTGAATTCTGGTTACGTTTTGAGAGTGCAATGCATAGGCAGCGGAATGAGACTGAACGGCTAGATCATGAGTCTAACTCAGGCAAACCAAATACTTTGTCGAGATGGTTTCTTGAAGATGATGCTGCTGACTTGTTTACACGGACAATCTTTTACAAAGTACAAGAAGAGATTTTGGCGTCTTGCTTGGAAATGCAAATTAAAAGGATGAGTGAAGAGGTTGATGGTGTAACTCAATTGGATATAAAGGATGTGAAAGTTAAAGATAAACTTTTCAAA GTAGCTGTTAGCAGAACACATGCTGTATGTTCATGCAAAAAATTTGTTATGTGTGGAATTCTTTGTAGACATGCGTTTTGTGGTTTGAAGCAAATAGGTGTCACAAAATTTCCTCGAAGTCTTGTGCTTAATCGGTGGATGAAGATTGCAGAGTGCGGCACTTCATCTCAATCAGTTGCATTATcttctgatttttttaaaatggagCAAGTGTCATTGAAATTGACTAATTTGTGGTTTGATTTTCGGCAAACTCTTAACAAGGCTGGAGTTCAAATGGATAAGCTTGATTATGTGCATAAAATCATAAAGCAGATTACTACTGATCTCGAAAATTGTGGTGGAGATGGTGCTGATTTTAGTAAGAGAGATCATATTGCTGCCATGGTTGGTGAACAGCCTGTTGGAGATGTAAGTATACTTGTGCCGAATGTTTGCAAGAATAAgggaaattattttaaacggCTTATTAGTGAGAGAGAGAAAGCATTGAACAAAGCGAACAAAAGGATCCGAAGGTGTAAGGAATGCTCGGGCACGAATCATGATTCAAGAACTTGTCCGAggaagaagacaggaagcacaGATGCAAGAGCTGACAACCAATCTTGA
- the LOC108192292 gene encoding uncharacterized protein LOC108192292, which translates to MSSIQEITNLFAALALNLKASENEEIDNSIHLSISKLNQSINLSYHSRTRVLDTALSLMCFTSPQVFDSMIEYSVKTVVSVLSSSINCKAIRCGEEAVLLIGCLISSHDVVELVETCGDILGKLKARGVSEELPGIICESLLYAVVKVAVSASSFRHVKELRPVLDVRPGAGRTLDLSKLLCYVPKEMTVKKGEIPLRLMFWYLDPLVLKNDVTQILQESIRRPFICLFTELCQRIEWRSTILSLAFSPLMFIETRSLLHNWFLLTGLASLLEFQIKLVSLVLDIISRPMRWGILADVSSMLPFSHAYFPHSLQFLKILTGPLTSGGLLQLVHNISNSQFRAERCSPNQAATKSSLVDHKSMWAIAMNFPDWFHISSVVLFLNKSSGDSFGSTFISGAAFAQDTEEAEPLCSAAARYIAWILNPIGKSHQDVLAQNLVKMAGNFTSKQYGLAKTTNPKKLKRPKIYHGVHGKEYDCQIIQLWINDFRDMYSKHIYNTVNSSIEGKSAPCAKLGLDMLFRRISLGILIGCSDNVNEEGWEILLHYAATGIILQLTNTQDTGLRPKQKSQGMEVSVAWNENSDLKEVEKGAILVFYLTDVVENMSVPLTDSEESESDFICRVKSKATKYLLKCVNRLLNLNVHEDYALMLQDLHKRLIRWSYQGKAVFQGSKDVDDTIETISKILSSL; encoded by the exons ATGTCTTCAATTCAAGAAATCACAAACCTATTCGCTGCCCTAGCTCTGAATCTTAAAGCTTCGGAAAATGAAGAAATTGATAACTCAATTCATCTCTCCATTTCAAAACTGAACCAATCTATCAATTTAAGTTATCATTCTAGGACTAGGGTTTTGGACACCGCTCTTTCACTCATGTGCTTTACTTCTCcacag GTTTTTGATTCAATGATTGAGTATTCTGTCAAGACAGTCGTTTCTGTTTTGTCTTCGTCAATCAATTGCAAGGCTATCAGGTGTGGTGAAGAAGCGGTTTTGTTGATTGGTTGCTTAATTTCGAGTCATGATGTTGTGGAATTGGTGGAAACGTGTGGCGATATTTTGGGCAAATTGAAGGCACGTGGCGTGTCGGAAGAG CTTCCAGGGATCATTTGCGAATCACTATTGTATGCTGTTGTAAAAGTGGCAGTATCAGCATCTAGCTTCCGACATGTAAAGGAATTACGTCCTGTTCTTGATGTAAGACCTGGTGCTGGAAGAACGCTTGATTTATCAAAGCTGCTGTGCTATGTGCCAAAAGAAATGACTGTTAAGAAAGGGGAGATTCCACTGAG GTTGATGTTTTGGTATCTTGACCCTCTTGTTTTGAAGAATGATGTAACACAGATCCTGCAAGAATCTATTAGAAGgccttttatttgtttatttactGAGCTTTGTCAAAGGATTGAATGGCGTTCTACAATTCTATCCCTAGCATTTTCTCCTCTTATGTTTATCGAGACAAGAAGCTTGCTGCATAACTGGTTCCTATTGAC GGGTTTGGCTTCTTTGTTGgagtttcaaattaaattagtcTCGTTGGTACTAGATATCATTTCCAGACCAATGAGATGGGGAATATTAGCAGATGTGAGTTCAATGCTGCCATTTTCTCATGCATATTTTCCCCACAGTCTCCAATTCTTGAAGATTCTGACTGGACCTTTGACATCTGGAGGTTTGCTACAGTTAGTTCACAATATAAGCAACTCACAATTCCGGGCCGAAAGATGTTCTCCTAACCAGGCAGCAACTAAAAGTTCATTGGTGGATCACAAGTCTATGTG GGCTATCGCGATGAACTTTCCAGATTGGTTTCATATTTCCAGTGTGGTacttttcttaaataaaagcTCAGGAGACAGTTTCGGGTCCACATTTATATCTGGGGCTGCTTTCGCACAGGATACAGAGGAAGCAGAACCACTTTGTTCTGCTGCTGCAAGGTACATTGCCTGGATTCTGAACCCCATTGGTAAAAGCCATCAGGATGTCCTAGCCCAGAATTTAGTAAAAATGGCAGGTAACTTCACTTCCAAGCAGTATGGTTTAGCTAAAACTACGAACCCTAAGAAGCTCAAAAGACCTAAAATTTACCATGGTGTGCATGGTAAGGAATATGATTGTCAGATAATTCAATTGTGGATCAATGACTTTAGGGATATGTATAGTAAACATATCTACAATACTGTTAATAGTTcaattgaaggaaagtctgcTCCTTGTGCAAAACTTGGGCTAGATATGTTATTTAGAAGAATTTCATTGGGCATCTTGATTGGTTGTTCTGATAATGTAAATGAAGAAGGCTGGGAGATTCTTTTGCATTATGCTGCAACGGGTATAATATTACAGTTGACAAACACCCAGGACACTGGATTGCGGCCCAAACAGAAATCTCAGGGGATGGAAGTCTCAGTTGCATGGAATGAAAACTCTGATTTAAAGGAAGTTGAGAAAGGAGCAATTCTAGTCTTCTATTTAACTGATGTGGTTGAAAATATGTCAGTCCCATTGActgactctgaagaaagtgaaagTGATTTTATTTGCCGGGTGAAATCGAAGGCTACCAAATATTTGCTGAAATGTGTAAATAGGCTACTCAATTTAAATGTTCATGAAGATTACGCCTTGATGCTACAAGACCTCCACAAGAGGTTAATTCGGTGGAGCTACCAAGGAAAAGCTGTTTTCCAAGGAAGCAAGGATGTCGATGATACTATTGAAACTATAAGTAAAATATTATCTTCGTTGTGA